CGTGTAGGTGATGGCGACATCCTCATGCGGACGGAGACCCGAGAGCCGGATCATCATCTCGGCCAGATCGAGGATCTTGATGGGCCGTCCCATGTCGAGCACAAAGATTTCGCCCCCTGCCGCACAGGCCGTCGCGTGGAGAACCAGACGCACGGCCTCGCGCGTGGTCATGAAATAACGCGCCATGTCGGGATGCGTGACCGTGACCGGGCCTCCAGACTTAATCTGCTCGCGGAACAGCGGCACCACCGACCCCGACGAACCCAGGACGTTGCCAAAACGGACCGCGCAAAAGCGGGTGGATCCGGCACCGTTCAACCCCTGAATGACGTGTTCAGCCAGCCGTTTGCTTCCGCCCATGACCGACGATGGACGCACCGCCTTGTCGGTCGAAATCAGGAGAAAACGCTGGACCTGATGGTGAATCGCCAGAAGCCCGAGCCTCCGAGTGGCCAGCACGTTGTTCCGCACCGCCTCGCCCGGGTTGGCCTCCATCATCGGCACGTGCTTGTGCGCGGCGGCGTGCAGAATAATGTGCGGCTTGTGGGCTGCAAGGACGGCCTCCATGCGCATCGCGTCCCCGATGTCGGCCAGAATCGGCACAATCGGCACACCGCGAATGCCGGCTTGCAAGTCCCGTTCTATTTCATAAAGGGCGTTTTCCGCGCGCTCGATCAGCACGACCTGTGCGGGGCCCATGCGGGCGACCTGTCGGGTCAGTTCGGAGCCGATGGTGCCGCCCGCGCCGGTGACGAGCACCCGCTTGCCGCTGAATAACGCCAGGGCGGATGGATCGTCCAGCACGCCCTCCTCGCGGCCGAGAAGATCGGTGATGTCGATCTCGCGAAGCCGGTTGACGGTGACGCTGCCCGTGATGACCTCATAGTAGTCGGGGACGATGCGGACGGGGACGCCGCATCGTTCGCAGCAGGCCGTCACCCGCTCGATCAGCTCGCGTGGTGCGCGCACCATGGTGACGATGACTTCATCAATCGCGTGCCGGACCACTAAGTCGTCGAGCCGGTCAACCGTGCCGAGCACGCGGACGCCCTGCAGCAGGACCCGACGCTTGGCTGGCGCGTCGTCAACAAAGCCGATGACGCGGATCCGCTGGCGCTGCTGCATCTCGCGCAGGACCTGGTTGCCCGTAACGCCCGCGCCGACCAGCAGCACCCGCCGCAGCGGTCCGCGTCCTCCGCGCCCCGCTCCGGATACAGACGCGATCCGCCAGAATGACCGGGTGAGCAGCAGGCCGCCCACGACAAAAACGCCATTGAGGATCACCACGCCCACAGGCACCCGGATGGGGACTCCGGGTGGCAGCGGGGCCATCATAAAAACGAGAACGAGTGTGGTCAACCCGACGGCATAGACAAATCGCGGCACGTCGTCCACCCCGATGAACCGCCAGATGAGCCGGTAACAGCCAAAGGCGGCAAGCGCCAGGACTTGGATGGCAGCCAGCAGAATCAGGTGCAGCAGGATGCGGGAGGCCTCGACGTGGATGCGCGTCCAATCGAAGTTGTAGCGCAGCGTGTAGGCCGCAAAGAGCGCGGCGGCCATGATGGTCAGGTCAGCGGCAAACGGGGCAAGCGCGCTCAGCCGGTCGGCCGCATGCCTCGATGGCGTGTTGTGAACCGTTGGGGGAGCCATGGACGTGCCTCCAGTTAAACGCGATTGCGATGGGTGCTTCACGCATTCCGCAGCATGGCGAAGGCGTGGGAGAGGGAGCGGGTAATGTCAAGCGCGGTCAGCGCCTCCTGACTTTCGCGCCACATGGCGAAATCACCCGCGGTGCCGTGCAGCCAGACGCCCAGACGGGCGGCGTCGAATGCGGCCATCGGGCGCGCGGCCATGGCGGCAATGATGCCGGTCAGAACATCGCCGCTGCCGCCTGTCGCCATGCCGGGGTTGCCGGTGAAGGTGATCCACGGATCGCCAGCGGCTTCACAGACCAGCGTTCCAGCCCCTTTGAGGACGACGGTGCCGCCAAACCGCGCGGCCAGCGCGCGCACCGCGCCCAGGCGGTCGGCTTGGACAGTGGCGGGTGTCAGCCCCAGCAACCGCGCCGCCTCGCCGGGATGGGGCGTGAGGATCAACCGCTCGGGTTTGCGCAGGGTGACACGGGGAAGGACGTTCAGGGCGTCGGCATCGAGCACCACGCGGCCGTCATAATGATCGAGCACCCATTGCACCACATCACGGGTGGTGTCGGCGGCGGTCAAGCCAGGCCCCAGGGCGAGGCAATCGAGCTCATCCAGCGACCGGCCCCACCGTTCGAGGGCGCCTACCGTGATGACGCCGTCGGGGGCGTCGAGCGGATAGGCCATCGCTTCGGGGGCGTGCGCGGCCAGCCCCGGGATCGCTTCGGGGGGGACGGCGGCGGTGATCAGTCCGGCGCCGGCGCGCAGCGCGCCGGCCACCGTCAGCGCAGGCGCGCCGGAGAAGCCGCGGGCGCCGGCAATGACGCCGACATGGCCAAACAGGCGCTTATGCGCGAATTCCTCACGGATCGGCAGGAGGCGGTTCAGCTCGGGCGCGGCAATCAATTGAATCCGCTCTTCCGCTTCGCGTTCCGCTTCGAAGCCAAAATTTTCATGGATGCCGATATCGGCAACCACGACATGTCCAAGGCAGCTTTGAGCGACCGGATTGAGAAACCCGGCCTTAGGATAGGCGAAGGTGACGGTAATGTCGGCGGTCACGGCATCTCCGGCGACCGCGCCGGTGTCGGCATCCACCCCGCTCGGGATGTCGATCGAGACGACAACCGCCCGTTTGTGCGCCGAGCGGATCCAGCGGATTGCGGCCGCGACAACGCCATGCGGGGCGCCCGCCGCGCCGGTGCCGAGCAGGCCATCCACGATGATGCCGGTGATCGGCAGACGGGCGGAGCCTTTGCCTTCCCCCATCGTGTCCTCCCAGTCACGCGCATCGGCGAAAACCTGGTGGACGATACCGGCGGCATGGAGATCATTCCAGGCCTCGTAGGCATCGCCCTCCAGTGTGGTGGGCAGGCAGGTCAAGAGCACGCCGACATGCCAACCGCTCTCATACAGGTGGCGGGCGGCCACCAGAGCGTCACCGCCGTTGTTTCCCTTGCCGACCACAAACGTCACACGGCGATGCTCGTTGCGCACGGTTGCAAGCTGTGCGATCACCTGCGCCACGGCCAGGCCGGCACGGTGCATCAACATCATGCCCGCGCATTTTCGCTCCTGGATCATTCGCTTGTCCAGGTTTCGGATGTGTTCGGCTTTCAGAAATTTCATCTTCGATCCTCCCGGTTCACGCTATCGGTAACGCCGCTCGACCCGAGAACCCAGCGAGCAGATAATCTCATAGGGGTTGGTGTTCTTCAAGTGCGCCCAGTCCTCGACGCTGACCGCCAGCGGTCCTTTGCCCCCCAGACAGACCACCTCGTCGCCAACGGTTGCACCGGGAACCTGCTCCAGCGAAACGGTGGTGTAGTCCATC
This portion of the Lentisphaerota bacterium genome encodes:
- a CDS encoding polysaccharide biosynthesis protein, which codes for MAPPTVHNTPSRHAADRLSALAPFAADLTIMAAALFAAYTLRYNFDWTRIHVEASRILLHLILLAAIQVLALAAFGCYRLIWRFIGVDDVPRFVYAVGLTTLVLVFMMAPLPPGVPIRVPVGVVILNGVFVVGGLLLTRSFWRIASVSGAGRGGRGPLRRVLLVGAGVTGNQVLREMQQRQRIRVIGFVDDAPAKRRVLLQGVRVLGTVDRLDDLVVRHAIDEVIVTMVRAPRELIERVTACCERCGVPVRIVPDYYEVITGSVTVNRLREIDITDLLGREEGVLDDPSALALFSGKRVLVTGAGGTIGSELTRQVARMGPAQVVLIERAENALYEIERDLQAGIRGVPIVPILADIGDAMRMEAVLAAHKPHIILHAAAHKHVPMMEANPGEAVRNNVLATRRLGLLAIHHQVQRFLLISTDKAVRPSSVMGGSKRLAEHVIQGLNGAGSTRFCAVRFGNVLGSSGSVVPLFREQIKSGGPVTVTHPDMARYFMTTREAVRLVLHATACAAGGEIFVLDMGRPIKILDLAEMMIRLSGLRPHEDVAITYT
- a CDS encoding NAD(P)H-hydrate dehydratase, translated to MKFLKAEHIRNLDKRMIQERKCAGMMLMHRAGLAVAQVIAQLATVRNEHRRVTFVVGKGNNGGDALVAARHLYESGWHVGVLLTCLPTTLEGDAYEAWNDLHAAGIVHQVFADARDWEDTMGEGKGSARLPITGIIVDGLLGTGAAGAPHGVVAAAIRWIRSAHKRAVVVSIDIPSGVDADTGAVAGDAVTADITVTFAYPKAGFLNPVAQSCLGHVVVADIGIHENFGFEAEREAEERIQLIAAPELNRLLPIREEFAHKRLFGHVGVIAGARGFSGAPALTVAGALRAGAGLITAAVPPEAIPGLAAHAPEAMAYPLDAPDGVITVGALERWGRSLDELDCLALGPGLTAADTTRDVVQWVLDHYDGRVVLDADALNVLPRVTLRKPERLILTPHPGEAARLLGLTPATVQADRLGAVRALAARFGGTVVLKGAGTLVCEAAGDPWITFTGNPGMATGGSGDVLTGIIAAMAARPMAAFDAARLGVWLHGTAGDFAMWRESQEALTALDITRSLSHAFAMLRNA
- a CDS encoding alanine racemase; the encoded protein is MDYTTVSLEQVPGATVGDEVVCLGGKGPLAVSVEDWAHLKNTNPYEIICSLGSRVERRYR